In the Geobacter sp. FeAm09 genome, one interval contains:
- a CDS encoding glycosyltransferase, with protein MTPFFSIIVPTYNQARYLPDALDTLLAQTCPTWEAVIVNDGSSDDTPRVMAAYAGRDERFRPVHKQNGGVATALNEGLRHARGEWICWLSSDDLFEPDALAIFAEALRQNPDARFFHSEFSEMDDHSGVRTPSAPGRHLHLPDGATQVIAFFRANYVHGISIAVHRSVFEAVGTFNPDLRYAQDVDMWLRISARYRLHHIDRRTCVTRVHGAMGTVGFTEAGPMDVARSCLDFLNRNRFAALFPFLDLRQPEHLVAAVNATMQTMMALEADMYRGIGFVPALLERFGEWLWCDCDAAVRETVVKALVPVAESLRASLPERLSRTLAAILTRTDGAGAGYRPHDYYRELAERYHELLTAGTGDEAGVLERYMKLQKGEAAERLGRELARISTAAAAGAPAAAMVGSRLAHRWLDGLKGLEIGASAHNAFGLNTRNVGMRDAIYEAEQMRLTGTVAPIHIEALADAIPVGDESEDFIFSSHVIEHCPDLIKTLLEWFRIVRNNGLIYMIVPHRDASPSDAGRPLTEWQHVLADFANQADGRSEPEAGQLGHCHYHVFDIAGMRGFIGEIFGRRLELVDYQEVDDKIGNGFTLVYRKTVSLAQALPWSYWERLAAQKAARNNGEKTAVNIGMITYNRLAFTRQAIDALVACTDHPYVLTVVDNNSEDGTQAYLQELKARGVIANLVLLDENIGVAKASNIAWSLVPDAGYYLKLDNDIVVQKRGWLSAMVRILEDTPQVGALAYSFEPTSYPLHSLNGHPVRLKNGNLGGACFLIPARTRERLGYWCEDYGLYSEEDFDYCYRMYLAGIQYAYMEDEAIGFHLPAGRAAKIDEESLEAADGVEEEQQQAYRLWKDEIRRQTIRSGLRDSNLLAYKSGTKPLYAKSEAFERWAAQGRPGLSVPGAAAAPAGVSPLKVAVFSHDDSSHACGYYRLYSPARALPVEAEFRWPVKTEGGSFKIDLEGLDKSDLFIIQRFFPHEMSMPVIRQLMATGKPVVFEVDDYITAIPRSNPSYEWAQQCIGHMEECIRDCDAVTVSTDALKEAFSRLNPSIFVLPNLIDDTLWEQPVPPSGDGRVVIGFTGTNTHIPDIAFLEETLERIAAAHPGEVAFTFMGCATERLSRLPGFRFIPFETTYQAYARTLQQVPMDIALVPLEDNPFNRCKSNVKWLEYSACGVAGIYADLPAYNTTVEHGVTGILAGSDPQQWFNAIDLLIRNRELRRAIALNARQKVLSEYTVKKGAHRWLDVYRQIIAARGGQPHHRASAGEVTSFGAPVATPAVDIVVSIIIPLFNRVDLTKQCLEGLARTVGAAIPHEIILVDNGSTDGTADYLRAAGDRVAVIGNGSNQGFARACNQGARAARGKYLLFLNNDTVPQPGWLEPLVRVLEDDPAVAAAGSKLLYPDGTIQHAGVVMVDNRAGNDPLCGEHIWRGRPADLPEANEPYRYQALTAACLLVRRTAFEAVAGFDEGYWNGYEDVDLCFKLGQRGWPLVYQPRSVVVHHESKSGPERFTRVAGNIERLHRSWLGKITPDMVVRADGRAERTGAAIGPYGMAGTGPAPRVSIVIPLYNQAHLTKACVEAVRATAGDPGRYELILVDNGSRDWTGEYVKSLGAEVTVITNGDNLGFARACNQGAQAARGAYLLFLNNDTKPQAGWLDALLAGADEDGADIVGGKLLYPNGRVQHAGVAFNRNGIGYHIFRNFPADAPAVNKKRSMQCVTAACLLVSRQLFLELGGFDEHFRNGFEDVDFCLRAGQAGKKVLYTPHALVIHHEEQSEGRKQFDAQNMQRYLARWQGKVRSDDEAIYSAEGFSVQWHADGSCTIRQRPAAAARPAGRYPLVPLVGAYAETPLARLAASPRMKAVLKAYSGGSGAGDIPPLREH; from the coding sequence TCTTGCCCAAACCTGCCCAACGTGGGAGGCGGTCATCGTCAACGACGGCTCAAGCGACGACACGCCTCGGGTCATGGCGGCCTATGCCGGCAGGGATGAGCGCTTCAGGCCGGTCCACAAGCAGAACGGCGGCGTGGCCACCGCCTTGAACGAGGGACTGCGCCACGCCCGGGGCGAATGGATCTGCTGGCTCTCCTCCGACGACCTGTTCGAACCGGATGCCCTGGCCATCTTTGCCGAGGCGCTACGGCAAAACCCGGATGCGCGGTTTTTCCACAGCGAGTTTTCCGAGATGGACGACCACTCCGGCGTCCGCACCCCATCGGCGCCCGGCCGCCACCTGCACCTGCCCGACGGGGCCACCCAGGTAATCGCCTTCTTCCGGGCCAACTATGTGCACGGCATCAGCATCGCGGTCCACCGGTCGGTCTTTGAGGCGGTGGGTACCTTCAACCCCGACCTGCGGTATGCCCAGGACGTGGATATGTGGCTGCGCATCAGCGCCCGCTACCGGCTGCATCACATCGACCGCCGCACCTGCGTAACCAGGGTGCATGGCGCCATGGGCACGGTCGGCTTCACCGAGGCGGGGCCCATGGATGTCGCCCGCTCCTGCCTGGATTTCCTCAACAGGAACCGCTTTGCCGCCCTGTTCCCGTTCCTGGATCTGCGTCAGCCGGAACATCTGGTCGCGGCCGTCAACGCCACAATGCAGACCATGATGGCGCTGGAGGCGGATATGTACCGGGGCATCGGCTTCGTGCCGGCCTTGCTGGAGCGTTTCGGCGAGTGGCTCTGGTGCGACTGCGACGCCGCCGTGCGGGAGACCGTTGTCAAGGCGCTGGTTCCCGTGGCGGAATCCCTCAGGGCCTCGTTGCCCGAGCGGCTGTCGCGGACATTGGCTGCCATCCTGACCCGGACTGATGGCGCCGGCGCCGGTTACCGCCCCCATGATTATTACCGCGAGCTTGCCGAACGGTACCATGAGCTTTTGACGGCCGGCACCGGGGACGAGGCCGGGGTGCTCGAACGTTACATGAAGCTTCAGAAAGGCGAAGCGGCCGAACGGTTGGGCCGGGAGTTGGCGCGGATTTCCACAGCAGCGGCAGCCGGCGCGCCGGCTGCCGCCATGGTGGGGAGCAGGTTGGCGCACCGCTGGCTCGACGGCTTGAAAGGGCTTGAGATCGGGGCGTCCGCGCACAACGCCTTCGGGCTGAATACCCGCAACGTGGGGATGCGCGACGCCATCTACGAAGCGGAACAGATGCGGCTGACCGGCACGGTGGCGCCGATTCACATCGAGGCGCTGGCCGATGCCATCCCGGTTGGGGATGAGTCTGAGGATTTCATCTTCTCCTCACACGTCATCGAGCATTGCCCGGACCTCATCAAAACCCTGCTCGAATGGTTCAGGATCGTAAGGAACAACGGCCTCATCTACATGATCGTGCCGCATCGCGACGCCTCTCCCAGCGATGCCGGCCGGCCCCTTACCGAATGGCAGCATGTCCTGGCGGATTTCGCCAACCAGGCCGACGGCCGTTCGGAGCCGGAGGCGGGGCAGCTCGGCCATTGCCACTACCATGTCTTCGACATTGCCGGGATGCGGGGTTTTATTGGCGAAATCTTCGGCCGGCGCCTGGAACTGGTGGATTACCAGGAGGTTGACGACAAGATCGGCAACGGCTTCACCCTGGTGTACCGCAAAACCGTCTCCCTCGCCCAGGCGCTGCCGTGGTCGTACTGGGAACGGCTGGCTGCGCAGAAAGCCGCACGGAACAACGGGGAAAAAACGGCCGTGAATATCGGCATGATCACCTATAACCGGCTTGCGTTCACCCGGCAAGCCATCGACGCGCTGGTGGCATGCACCGATCATCCCTATGTCCTGACCGTGGTGGACAACAACAGCGAGGACGGCACCCAGGCGTACCTGCAGGAGCTGAAGGCGCGGGGGGTGATCGCCAATCTGGTGCTGCTCGACGAGAATATCGGGGTGGCGAAGGCGTCCAACATCGCCTGGAGCCTCGTGCCCGATGCCGGATACTATCTCAAGCTCGACAACGACATCGTCGTCCAGAAGCGCGGCTGGCTTTCCGCCATGGTGCGCATTCTGGAGGACACCCCCCAGGTGGGCGCCCTGGCCTACAGTTTCGAGCCCACCTCCTATCCGCTCCACAGCCTGAACGGGCATCCTGTCCGCCTCAAGAACGGCAACCTGGGCGGGGCCTGTTTCCTGATCCCGGCCCGGACGCGGGAGCGGCTCGGCTACTGGTGCGAGGATTACGGCCTGTATAGCGAAGAGGATTTCGACTACTGCTACCGCATGTACCTTGCCGGCATCCAGTACGCCTACATGGAGGACGAGGCCATCGGCTTCCATCTGCCGGCGGGGCGGGCGGCAAAGATCGACGAGGAGAGCCTGGAGGCGGCCGACGGCGTCGAGGAGGAGCAGCAGCAGGCGTACCGCCTGTGGAAGGACGAGATTCGCCGCCAGACCATCCGGAGCGGCCTGCGCGACAGCAACCTCCTGGCCTACAAGAGCGGGACGAAGCCGCTGTATGCCAAATCAGAGGCTTTTGAACGGTGGGCGGCCCAGGGGCGGCCGGGATTGTCCGTTCCGGGGGCCGCCGCAGCCCCTGCCGGCGTGTCCCCGCTGAAGGTGGCGGTCTTTTCCCATGACGACAGCAGCCATGCCTGCGGCTATTACCGCCTGTACTCCCCTGCCCGGGCCCTGCCGGTCGAGGCGGAATTCCGCTGGCCGGTGAAAACCGAGGGGGGCTCGTTCAAGATCGACCTGGAGGGGCTGGACAAGAGCGACCTGTTCATCATTCAGCGGTTTTTCCCCCACGAGATGTCCATGCCGGTCATCAGGCAACTGATGGCCACGGGCAAGCCGGTTGTCTTCGAGGTGGACGATTACATCACGGCCATTCCCCGGTCGAACCCGAGTTACGAATGGGCGCAGCAATGTATCGGCCACATGGAAGAGTGCATACGGGACTGCGATGCCGTTACCGTTTCCACCGATGCGCTCAAAGAGGCCTTCAGCCGTCTGAACCCCTCCATATTCGTGCTGCCGAACCTCATTGACGACACCCTGTGGGAACAGCCCGTTCCGCCGTCCGGCGACGGCAGGGTCGTCATCGGCTTCACCGGCACCAACACCCACATCCCCGATATCGCCTTCCTGGAGGAAACCCTGGAGCGGATCGCCGCCGCACACCCCGGCGAGGTCGCCTTCACCTTCATGGGGTGCGCGACGGAGCGCCTCTCCCGGCTCCCCGGTTTCAGGTTCATCCCGTTCGAAACCACCTACCAGGCCTATGCGCGCACCCTCCAGCAGGTCCCCATGGATATCGCCCTCGTGCCGCTTGAGGATAATCCCTTCAACCGCTGCAAAAGCAACGTGAAGTGGCTGGAGTACTCGGCGTGCGGCGTTGCCGGCATCTATGCCGATCTCCCCGCCTATAACACCACGGTGGAGCATGGCGTCACCGGGATTCTGGCCGGGAGCGATCCGCAGCAGTGGTTCAACGCCATCGATCTGCTGATCCGAAACCGGGAGCTGCGGCGTGCCATCGCACTGAACGCCCGCCAAAAGGTGCTGTCCGAATATACCGTGAAAAAAGGGGCGCACCGCTGGCTCGACGTCTATCGGCAGATCATCGCGGCCAGGGGGGGGCAGCCACACCATCGTGCCTCCGCCGGTGAGGTCACGAGCTTCGGTGCACCTGTCGCCACGCCTGCTGTGGACATCGTGGTTTCCATAATCATCCCGCTGTTCAACCGGGTCGATTTGACCAAGCAATGCCTGGAAGGCCTCGCCCGGACGGTCGGGGCTGCCATCCCCCACGAAATCATCCTGGTGGATAACGGCTCCACCGATGGGACCGCCGACTATCTCCGTGCCGCCGGGGACCGGGTCGCCGTCATCGGGAACGGTTCGAACCAGGGGTTTGCCAGGGCCTGCAACCAGGGGGCCCGGGCCGCCCGGGGGAAATACCTGCTCTTCCTCAATAACGACACGGTTCCCCAGCCGGGGTGGCTTGAGCCTTTGGTGCGGGTGCTGGAAGACGACCCGGCTGTGGCCGCCGCCGGGAGCAAGCTCCTGTATCCCGACGGCACCATCCAGCATGCCGGGGTGGTGATGGTGGATAATCGTGCCGGCAATGACCCCCTGTGCGGCGAGCATATCTGGCGTGGCCGGCCGGCCGACCTGCCGGAGGCAAACGAGCCGTACCGCTACCAGGCCCTGACGGCCGCCTGCCTGCTGGTGAGGCGGACCGCCTTCGAGGCGGTGGCGGGGTTCGACGAGGGGTACTGGAACGGCTACGAAGACGTGGACCTCTGCTTCAAGCTGGGGCAGCGGGGATGGCCGCTCGTCTACCAGCCCCGGAGCGTCGTGGTCCACCACGAGTCCAAGAGCGGCCCGGAGCGGTTTACCCGGGTGGCCGGGAATATCGAACGTCTGCACCGCTCCTGGCTCGGGAAGATCACCCCGGATATGGTGGTCCGGGCCGACGGCAGGGCCGAGCGGACGGGCGCGGCCATCGGGCCCTACGGGATGGCTGGGACGGGGCCGGCGCCCCGGGTGTCCATCGTCATCCCCCTGTACAACCAGGCGCACCTGACAAAGGCCTGCGTGGAAGCGGTGCGCGCAACGGCCGGCGATCCTGGCCGGTATGAACTGATCCTGGTGGACAACGGCTCCCGGGACTGGACGGGGGAGTACGTGAAAAGCCTCGGCGCTGAGGTTACCGTCATCACGAACGGCGACAACCTGGGCTTTGCCCGGGCGTGCAACCAGGGCGCCCAGGCCGCCAGGGGGGCGTATCTGCTGTTCCTCAACAACGACACCAAGCCCCAGGCCGGCTGGCTGGACGCCCTGCTGGCCGGTGCGGACGAGGACGGTGCGGACATCGTCGGCGGAAAACTGCTCTATCCCAACGGCCGGGTCCAGCATGCCGGGGTGGCGTTCAACCGAAACGGTATCGGCTACCATATCTTCAGGAATTTCCCCGCCGACGCCCCGGCGGTGAACAAAAAACGGTCCATGCAGTGCGTCACCGCCGCTTGCCTGCTCGTTTCCCGGCAGCTTTTTCTGGAGCTTGGCGGGTTCGATGAACATTTCCGCAACGGCTTCGAGGACGTGGACTTCTGCCTGCGGGCGGGGCAGGCGGGGAAAAAGGTCCTCTACACCCCCCATGCGCTGGTGATCCACCACGAGGAGCAGAGCGAAGGGCGCAAACAGTTCGACGCCCAGAACATGCAGCGCTATCTGGCGCGCTGGCAGGGGAAGGTGCGCAGCGACGACGAGGCCATCTACAGCGCCGAAGGTTTCAGCGTCCAGTGGCATGCCGACGGCTCCTGCACCATACGGCAACGGCCCGCCGCAGCGGCGCGCCCGGCCGGCCGGTATCCCCTGGTCCCCCTGGTGGGGGCCTACGCGGAGACCCCGTTGGCCCGGCTTGCCGCCTCCCCACGCATGAAGGCGGTGTTGAAGGCCTATTCGGGCGGCTCCGGCGCCGGCGACATACCACCTCTTCGAGAGCACTGA